The Impatiens glandulifera chromosome 3, dImpGla2.1, whole genome shotgun sequence genome contains a region encoding:
- the LOC124932111 gene encoding lysozyme D-like has protein sequence MAGVNSTLVLFLIALLISTSFMVSESRVARKDLGLDLGGLGVGLGIGTGIGVGGSGSGSGAGAGSGSGSSSSSSSSSSSSSSSSGSGEGEGGSEAGSSAGSFAGSRAGSGSGHH, from the coding sequence ATGGCTGGTGTCAACTCTACACTAGTATTGTTTCTTATAGCCTTGTTGATATCGACGTCTTTTATGGTGTCGGAAAGTCGAGTGGCTCGAAAGGACTTGGGTTTGGACCTGGGAGGTTTAGGGGTGGGCCTTGGTATTGGTACAGGCATTGGAGTTGGTGGGAGTGGCTCTGGCTCTGGGGCTGGAGCTGGATCTGGTTCTGGTTCTAGCTCTAGTTCATCATCTAGCtcatcctcttcatcatcaaGTTCGGGCTCGGGCGAAGGCGAAGGCGGCTCAGAGGCAGGATCAAGTGCTGGGTCATTTGCAGGATCCAGAGCCGGGTCAGGATCGGGACACCATTGA
- the LOC124929868 gene encoding probable polygalacturonase At3g15720, producing MVVPAGKSFLTQALVFNGPCSSSSITFQLLGTIIAPSKSNFKNPSEKWLLFSKVNGLVINGNGSFDGSATMNDWWKGSSIATGPIVLYLSSCSNLRLNGPSFFRPPKAHININGCNNVTISNIQINAPENSPNTDGIDISDSSDINFSDSKVQTGDDCVAINGGSAKINITRINCGPGHGISVGSLGRFEGRIENVENVHVKNCTFTKTTNAARIKTANGESGSAKMISYEDIILIDTENPILIDQNYCPRQNCSNNMSKVKISDVTFTGFKGTTTSNVAVKLDCSSGVPCMNIKLDNIKISGSASLKDPVTSVSNNAFGSSSPTNIPKVTMSS from the exons ATGGTGGTGCCTGCTGGTAAGAGTTTCTTGACGCAAGCCCTCGTATTTAATGGTCCGTGTTCATCTTCATCAATCACATTTCAG CTTTTGGGCACTATTATCGCGCCAAGTAAAAGTAATTTCAAGAATCCTTCGGAAAAATGGTTACTTTTCTCAAAAGTTAATGGGCTAGTTATCAATGGAAATGGAAGCTTCGATGGTTCGGCGACTATGAACGATTGGTGGAAAGGTTCAAGTATCGCGACTGGGCCAATA GTATTATACTTATCTTCGTGCTCAAACCTAAGACTTAATGGCCCATCATTCTTCCGGCCACCAAAAGCTCATATTAATATAAATGGTTGCAACAATGTGACTATCTCAAACATTCAAATAAACGCGCCAGAAAATAGTCCAAACACTGATGGTATCGATATTTCCGACTCTAGTGACATAAATTTTAGTGACAGCAAAGTACAAACAG GCGACGATTGTGTTGCTATTAATGGTGGAAGTGCAAAAATCAATATAACACGTATCAATTGCGGCCCAGGCCATGGAATAAG TGTTGGAAGCTTAGGAAGATTTGAAGGTAGAATTGAAAACGTTGAAAATGTACACGTCAAAAATTGCACATTTACAAAAACCACAAATGCTGCTAGAATAAAAACAGCAAAT GGTGAAAGTGGATCTGCTAAGATGATCTCATACGAAGATATCATCCTGATCGATACCGAAAATCCTATCCTAATTGACCAAAACTATTGTCCTAGACAAAATTGTTCTAACAAT ATGTCGAAAGTGAAAATAAGTGATGTGACATTCACCGGATTCAAAGGAACGACTACATCTAATGTTGCGGTAAAATTAGATTGTAGTTCGGGAGTACCATGTATGAacattaaattagataatattaaGATAAGTGGTTCAGCCAGCTTAAAAGATCCAGTTACATCGGTTTCTAACAATGCCTTTGGAAGTTCAAGCCCTACGAATATTCCCAAAGTGACTATGTCATCATAG